A window of Argopecten irradians isolate NY chromosome 1, Ai_NY, whole genome shotgun sequence contains these coding sequences:
- the LOC138317745 gene encoding sodium- and chloride-dependent glycine transporter 2-like — MSSDKEMSSRGNWGSWYEYLFSCIGCLVGLGNIWRFPYVCYKNGGGAFLIPYFFFMAVSALPLMLLEISYSQYSNLGPGKVWICCPLFKGIGYGMVTLTAFVSIYYNVILAWTLYYFGMSFSSVLPWSNCNNEWNTADCYTRIGQTNDTDNVTMVTHNKTDNRTAMTSSEEFWQRNVLDISDGIETMGGLRWELALALFAAWLAVFLCLIKGIKTSGKVVYVAATVPYLFLLTLFIRGMTLPGSKDGLLFYLIPRWSDLGKLSVWGDAAVQMFYSAGIGWGGMATLASYNNFNNNCYRDAMLLPLLDALTSWFAGMVIFATLGYMANEARVPIGDVVASGPGIAFMVYPEALSTLPLPQIWSVLFFLMLFTVGLDSQMVHVQTITGALADNFPRIFLNKKTTLTACVCFAGFLLGIPCVMQGGIYVLTLIDWYCASVSVMFLALLEVVVIAWIYGVDRLLKDIEMMIGYRPNPVWKIMLKFIAPAIIFFIWVFSVVKLEPVEYAKKSYPEWSIAIGWIIAVASLVPIPVGIGRELYQRDGKLQERIRSSIAPSPKWKPAVCQVNGNKETLEYVAISNTEEKS; from the exons ATGTCAAGTGATAAAGAGATGAGTTCGCGTGGTAACTGGGGAAGCTGGTATGAGTATCTGTTTTCCTGCATTGGATGTCTGGTCGGACTTGGGAACATCTGGAGATTTCCCTACGTGTGCTACAAGAATGGCGGAG GTGCCTTCTTGATCCCCTATTTTTTCTTTATGGCCGTAAGTGCCCTACCACTGATGCTTCTGGAGATCTCGTACTCACAATACTCAAATCTCGGGCCTGGTAAAGTCTGGATATGCTGTCCACTATTTAAAG GTATCGGTTACGGCATGGTGACCTTGACCGCCTTCGTCAGTATTTACTACAATGTTATTCTGGCCTGGACGCTCTATTACTTCGGGATGTCCTTTTCGTCCGTGCTGCCCTGGAGTAATTGTAATAATGAATGGAACACCGCCGACTGTTACACACGTATAGGGCAGACAAATGATACAGAcaatgttaccatggttacccaCAACAAAACCGATAACAGGACGGCTATGACGTCAAGTGAAGAGTTTTGGCA ACGAAATGTATTGGACATTTCTGATGGTATCGAAACAATGGGAGGTCTGAGATGGGAGCTTGCTCTTGCATTATTTGCTGCATGGCTAGCAGTGTTTCTTTGTCTCATCAAAGGAATCAAAACCTCCGGAAAG GTAGTCTACGTAGCAGCAACAGTTCCTTATCTTTTTCTTTTGACCCTCTTCATACGTGGAATGACTTTACCAGGATCTAAAGATGGTCTTCTGTTTTACCTTATTCCCCGATGGTCAGACCTAGGTAAACTATCG GTATGGGGTGATGCGGCCGTTCAGATGTTCTATTCCGCAGGTATTGGCTGGGGTGGCATGGCCACTTTAGCAAGTTATAACAACTTTAACAACAActgttacag GGATGCCATGCTCCTACCCTTGCTCGACGCCCTGACAAGTTGGTTTGCTGGTATGGTTATCTTTGCTACCCTAGGTTATATGGCCAACGAAGCTAGAGTACCGATAGGGGACGTAGTGGCCAGTG GTCCTGGTATTGCGTTCATGGTGTACCCTGAAGCCCTCTCGACACTGCCCCTACCACAGATCTGGTCCGTGCTCTTTTTCCTCATGTTGTTTACTGTTGGATTGGACAGTCAG ATGGTACATGTTCAGACTATTACTGGAGCATTGGCAGACAACTTTCCGAGGATATTTCTGAACAAGAAGACAACTCTGACTGCTTGTGTGTGCTTTGCAGGATTTCTGCTGGGAATACCGTGTGTTATGCAG GGAGGCATCTACGTTCTGACCTTGATTGACTGGTACTGCGCAAGTGTCTCTGTGATGTTCCTCGCCCTCCTCGAAGTAGTAGTTATAGCATGGATATATG GAGTGGATAGGCTTTTGAAGGACATTGAGATGATGATTGGGTACCGACCTAACCCAGTTTGGAAAATCATGCTCAAGTTCATAGCACCAGCAATTATATTC TTTATTTGGGTATTCAGTGTTGTGAAACTTGAACCTGTGGAATACGCCAAGAAAAGTTATCCAGAATGGTCTATAGCGATCGGATGGATAATAGCGGTTGCCTCCCTTGTTCCAATTCCAGTCGGCATCGGCCGAGAACTATATCAGAGGGATGGGAAATTACAAGAG CGTATCCGATCAAGTATTGCTCCATCTCCGAAATGGAAACCTGCTGTTTGTCAGGTGAATGGGAACAAGGAAACTCTGGAGTATGTGGCGATATCCAACACAGAAGAGAAATCCTAG
- the LOC138317767 gene encoding sodium-dependent dopamine transporter-like isoform X1: MEIPEKQSLNSFKEEIENQEKSASRDVWARKAEYLLSLIGFSVGLGVVWRFPYLCMRNGGGAFLVPFFIFMLICGFPLYFMELSLGQFSGKSPLVLWCICPLFQGLGFCMVTISFIITWYYGLVVAWVLCYLFYSFFPTLPWASCDNAWNSDNCVVLRSANSGNTLNLTAQNESSFLNVSYRILNNTGYNVSSVLNQSHDFYPTASTEFWRCGCLDIRKSSEYLILSSAAGEFFTLFIPECIYLLSSD; this comes from the exons ATGGAGATACCTGAGAAGCAATCGCTCAACTCTTTCAAGGAAGAAATCGAAAATCAGGAGAAAAGTGCGTCCCGTGATGTTTGGGCCAGAAAGGCAGAATATCTATTGTCTTTGATTGGTTTCTCCGTAGGACTGGGTGTTGTCTGGAGGTTCCCATACCTGTGCATGCGGAATGGAGGTG GTGCTTTTTTGGTTCCCTTTTTCATATTCATGCTAATCTGTGGATTCCCACTCTATTTCATGGAGTTGAGCTTAGGTCAATTTTCTGGAAAAAGCCCGTTGGTTTTGTGGTGTATTTGTCCCTTGTTTCAAG GTTTGGGATTTTGCATGGTAACCATATCTTTCATCATCACTTGGTATTACGGCCTGGTGGTAGCTTGGGTATTATGCTACCTTTTCTACTCGTTCTTCCCTACCCTTCCCTGGGCGTCCTGTGACAACGC CTGGAACTCTGATAACTGTGTAGTCTTGCGGTCAGCCAATTCTGGGAATACGCTAAATCTTACCGCACAGAATGAGAGCTCATTCTTAAATGTTTCGTATAGAATACTCAATAACACTGGTTACAATGTATCATCCGTTTTGAATCAGTCCCATGATTTTTATCCAACAGCATCCACAGAATTCTGGAG ATGTGGATGTCTTGACATTCGAAAAAGTTCGGAATACCTTATTTTGTCATCGGCTGCAGGCGAGTTCTTCACCCTCTTCATACCGGAATGTATTTATCTATTATCGTCTGATTGA